In the genome of Nocardia sp. NBC_00416, one region contains:
- a CDS encoding adenylate kinase: MRVVLLGPPGAGKGTQAVLLSEKLGVPHISTGDLFRANISEQTPLGLEAKRYMDAGELVPSDVTNRMVRSRVAEPDASRGFVLDGYPRTVDQADALAKILQDLGSELDAVLCFVVAEDTVVDRMLARGRSDDNEETIRTRLRIYRDETEPLLNYYDGLVVSVDGIGEVEEVNARALEALGRNATTG, encoded by the coding sequence GTGAGAGTCGTACTACTCGGACCGCCGGGAGCGGGCAAGGGCACTCAAGCCGTCTTGCTGTCGGAGAAGCTGGGCGTACCGCATATCTCCACGGGCGATCTCTTCCGCGCGAACATCAGCGAGCAGACCCCGCTCGGCCTCGAAGCGAAACGCTATATGGACGCGGGCGAGCTCGTGCCCAGCGATGTCACCAACCGCATGGTCCGGTCCCGGGTCGCCGAACCCGACGCCTCGCGCGGGTTCGTACTCGACGGCTATCCGCGCACCGTGGATCAGGCCGACGCGCTGGCCAAGATCCTCCAGGATCTGGGTAGCGAACTCGACGCCGTGCTGTGCTTCGTCGTCGCCGAGGACACCGTGGTCGACCGGATGCTGGCCCGCGGCCGCTCCGACGACAACGAGGAGACCATCCGGACCCGGCTGCGGATCTACCGCGACGAGACCGAACCACTGCTGAACTACTACGACGGCCTGGTCGTCTCGGTGGACGGAATCGGCGAGGTCGAAGAAGTCAATGCGCGTGCCCTGGAGGCGTTGGGCCGTAATGCCACGACCGGATAG
- the map gene encoding type I methionyl aminopeptidase, protein MVFGRKSKKVVPFRTAGELDAMAAAGAIVGRALVAVRAAAAPGVSTLELDRVAEEVIRGAGAVPSFKGYHGFPGSICASVNDRVVHGIPTEKELLATGDLVSIDCGAILDGWHGDSAWTFGVGELSEADRLLSEATEKSMVAGIAAMVADNRLTDISHAIELGTRAAESEHGRSYGIVDGYGGHGIGREMHLDPFLPNEGQPGKGPRLVVGSVLAIEPMLTLGTHETEVLDDDWTVVTADGTRAAHWEHTVAVTEDGPRILTLRSE, encoded by the coding sequence ATGGTTTTCGGTCGCAAGAGCAAAAAGGTCGTACCGTTCCGCACTGCCGGTGAACTCGACGCCATGGCCGCGGCCGGTGCGATCGTAGGCCGTGCGTTGGTCGCGGTGCGCGCGGCCGCCGCGCCCGGGGTGTCCACCCTCGAACTGGACCGGGTCGCCGAAGAGGTGATCCGGGGTGCGGGCGCGGTCCCGTCGTTCAAGGGTTATCACGGGTTTCCCGGCTCCATCTGCGCGTCGGTGAACGACCGTGTGGTGCACGGGATCCCGACCGAGAAGGAACTGCTGGCCACCGGCGACCTGGTGTCGATCGACTGCGGCGCCATCCTGGACGGCTGGCACGGCGATTCCGCGTGGACCTTCGGCGTCGGCGAACTGTCCGAGGCCGACCGGCTGCTGAGCGAGGCCACCGAGAAATCCATGGTGGCCGGTATCGCGGCCATGGTCGCGGACAACCGGCTCACCGACATCTCGCATGCCATCGAGCTCGGTACCCGGGCGGCCGAATCCGAGCACGGGCGCTCCTACGGCATCGTCGACGGATACGGCGGGCACGGGATCGGCCGGGAGATGCATCTCGATCCGTTCCTGCCGAACGAGGGACAGCCGGGCAAGGGGCCGCGTCTGGTGGTCGGGTCGGTTCTGGCCATCGAGCCGATGCTCACCCTGGGTACGCACGAGACCGAGGTGCTCGACGACGACTGGACCGTGGTGACCGCCGACGGTACCCGGGCGGCGCACTGGGAGCACACCGTCGCGGTGACCGAGGACGGACCGCGGATCCTCACCCTGCGTTCCGAGTAG
- the dtd gene encoding D-aminoacyl-tRNA deacylase: protein MRALLQRVTSARVTVDGEIVGRIDPAGSGVRHGLLALVGVTHTDTETIARAMAEKIWRLRILEGERSAADLSAPILVVSQFTLYADTRKGRRPSWSAAAPGPVAEPLVDLVAETLRQSGATVAGGRFGAQMEVELTNDGPVTILLEL, encoded by the coding sequence ATGCGAGCCCTGCTTCAGCGCGTGACCTCGGCCCGGGTGACCGTCGACGGCGAGATCGTCGGCCGGATCGATCCGGCCGGCAGCGGAGTTCGGCACGGTCTGCTGGCCCTCGTCGGTGTCACCCACACCGATACCGAGACGATCGCCCGCGCCATGGCCGAGAAGATCTGGCGGCTGCGCATTCTCGAGGGCGAGCGCAGCGCCGCGGACCTGTCGGCCCCGATCTTGGTGGTCAGCCAGTTCACCCTCTACGCCGACACCCGCAAGGGCCGGCGCCCTTCGTGGTCCGCGGCCGCACCGGGGCCGGTCGCGGAACCGCTGGTCGACCTCGTCGCCGAAACCCTGCGACAGTCCGGCGCCACCGTCGCGGGCGGTCGGTTCGGGGCGCAGATGGAGGTCGAACTGACCAACGACGGCCCCGTGACGATCCTGTTGGAACTATGA
- the eccA gene encoding type VII secretion AAA-ATPase EccA — MTGNRQAQRAFDAGVLSLGLSIEGQESARDLEYAKLAFQRATEWDPGMCDAWLGRAAAGELTKDVLFNLYKTSDSTIYREQRRVGLRPRELAGRFQPGLYIDYPLSSKTEISLAWAAQLIADKDFDEAERALDHADEYRKGQLSDPERESDNRIAAYVRGVLHYTTQRWPDVMTVLAASADWDDPYLAAGAHVMVGTACAQLGLFAESIRRMQAAEQGPIPAARSTAMFCRGLCLRETGSEAEAQALFEKVYSQAPDFDANASAMRDRTFRVTVTNREVIAARTDKWDPASSPTMEQMNRAEVQDRAKETLTDARAELDAQIGLASVKTQVAKLQSTAQLAKIRAGKGMASAPRGQHLAFTGPPGTGKTTIARVVAKIYCGLGLLRTEKMIEAKRADFVGEHLGSTAIKTGKLIDSAMDGVLFIDEAYTLIQTGLSGGDAFGREAVDTLLARMENDRDRLVVIIAGYDGEIDRLLTANDGLASRFAKRLQFPSYSATELGQIAEVIAKKRDSDVSEEALKVLIRACDHLYAMESTDQSGQPRRGVDMAGNGRFIRNVIEAAEEEREFRLANDESLDLTEIDEAVLRRIEEPDMRLALGTVLDSLNIGWTEQ, encoded by the coding sequence ATGACCGGCAACCGCCAAGCCCAACGCGCATTCGACGCCGGAGTTCTGTCGCTCGGATTGTCCATCGAAGGCCAGGAGTCCGCGCGCGACCTCGAGTACGCCAAGCTGGCGTTCCAGCGGGCCACCGAATGGGATCCGGGGATGTGCGACGCGTGGCTGGGCCGGGCGGCCGCCGGCGAACTCACCAAAGACGTCCTGTTCAATCTGTACAAGACCAGTGACAGCACCATCTACCGCGAGCAGCGCCGGGTGGGCCTGCGCCCCCGGGAGCTCGCGGGCCGATTCCAGCCGGGGCTCTACATCGATTACCCGCTGTCCAGTAAGACCGAGATCTCGCTGGCCTGGGCCGCTCAGCTCATCGCCGACAAGGATTTCGACGAGGCCGAGCGCGCGCTGGACCACGCGGACGAATACCGGAAAGGCCAGCTCAGCGACCCGGAACGCGAGTCCGACAACCGGATCGCCGCCTATGTGCGCGGGGTGTTGCACTACACCACGCAGCGCTGGCCCGATGTGATGACGGTGCTCGCTGCCTCCGCGGACTGGGACGACCCCTATCTGGCGGCCGGCGCGCATGTCATGGTCGGCACCGCCTGTGCCCAACTGGGCCTGTTCGCCGAATCGATCCGCCGCATGCAGGCCGCCGAACAGGGACCGATTCCGGCGGCCCGCTCCACCGCCATGTTCTGCCGCGGGCTGTGCCTACGCGAAACCGGCAGCGAAGCCGAGGCCCAGGCGCTGTTCGAGAAGGTGTACTCGCAGGCCCCGGATTTCGACGCCAACGCTTCGGCGATGCGCGACCGCACATTCCGGGTCACGGTCACCAATCGCGAAGTGATCGCGGCGCGCACCGATAAATGGGACCCTGCCTCCTCGCCGACGATGGAGCAGATGAACCGGGCCGAAGTGCAGGACCGGGCCAAGGAGACGCTGACCGATGCCCGGGCCGAGCTGGATGCCCAGATCGGGCTGGCCTCGGTGAAAACCCAGGTCGCCAAACTGCAGTCCACCGCGCAGCTGGCCAAGATCCGGGCCGGGAAGGGTATGGCCAGTGCGCCGCGCGGCCAGCATCTGGCGTTCACCGGACCTCCCGGCACCGGTAAGACCACCATCGCCCGGGTGGTCGCCAAGATCTACTGCGGCCTGGGCCTGCTGCGAACCGAGAAGATGATCGAGGCCAAACGCGCGGATTTCGTCGGGGAACATCTGGGCAGCACCGCCATCAAGACCGGCAAGCTGATCGACAGCGCGATGGACGGCGTGCTCTTCATCGACGAGGCCTACACCCTGATCCAGACCGGTCTCTCGGGCGGCGACGCATTCGGCCGGGAAGCAGTCGATACGCTGCTGGCCCGGATGGAGAACGACCGTGACCGCCTGGTGGTCATCATCGCCGGATACGACGGTGAGATCGACCGGCTGCTGACCGCCAACGACGGCTTGGCCTCCCGGTTCGCCAAGCGTCTGCAGTTCCCCTCCTACAGCGCCACCGAACTGGGACAGATCGCCGAGGTCATCGCGAAGAAACGCGATTCGGATGTGTCCGAGGAAGCACTGAAAGTGCTGATCCGAGCGTGCGATCACCTGTACGCGATGGAGAGCACCGACCAGAGCGGGCAACCCCGCCGCGGGGTGGATATGGCCGGTAACGGCCGGTTCATCCGCAATGTGATCGAGGCGGCCGAGGAGGAACGGGAGTTCCGGCTGGCCAACGACGAATCACTGGATCTCACCGAGATCGACGAAGCGGTGCTGCGGCGTATCGAGGAACCGGATATGCGGCTCGCGCTGGGGACCGTTCTGGATTCGCTGAACATCGGCTGGACCGAGCAATAG
- a CDS encoding toxin-antitoxin system YwqK family antitoxin produces MYEPTGNPAMTRIDLNQDPTSVSADLRLEYAGRPFTGEAVEELAPGQLLSQEFYVDGIRHGSSREWWPDGRLKSEGEICRGRPHGVFRRWHPNGQLAETCLFDDDGQLEAVRAWDPAGRPR; encoded by the coding sequence GTGTACGAACCGACGGGGAACCCCGCGATGACGCGGATCGACCTGAACCAGGACCCCACATCGGTCAGCGCGGATCTGCGCCTGGAATACGCCGGTAGACCGTTCACCGGCGAGGCGGTCGAAGAACTCGCCCCGGGACAGCTGCTCTCCCAGGAGTTCTACGTCGACGGCATCCGGCACGGCAGCAGTCGGGAATGGTGGCCCGACGGCCGGTTGAAATCGGAAGGCGAGATCTGTCGCGGGCGACCGCACGGCGTATTCCGCCGATGGCACCCCAACGGACAGCTCGCCGAAACGTGCCTCTTCGACGACGACGGACAGCTCGAGGCCGTCCGAGCCTGGGACCCCGCCGGCCGTCCTCGGTGA
- the mycP gene encoding type VII secretion-associated serine protease mycosin has product MSARPLRRGLLRLVCAAGVLGATAVLPGPVVSAVPQPAIDPGALGAAQAISGRPAPLEPTEQRAICAEPLLTGAPPSEPPMAQQVLDLPAAWQFSRGAGQKVAVIDTGVNRHPRLPRLQAGGDYVSDTDGTVDCDGHGTLVAGIIGGQPAPGDAFSGVAPDAEILAIRQLSLAYEKKDNNNRDAPGKISPEGYGTVFTLAGAVVRAVDMGATVINISEVACTQAGLDTADGTLGAAVKYAFDRNVVVVAAAGNLQSDGACRSQNSGSGWGAVSTVASPAWFSPYVLAVGSVDPTGQVSELSLNGPWVQVAAIGRDIVSLDSKPGATGLVNGVQTTEGIRSVEGTSFAAPYVAGLAALVRSRFPELTAGQVMDRITRTAHGPGTGRDDRIGHGLIDPLAALTAELPVEPVGVGAAAAAPIAAPVHPPGPDPRQRWIAIAGSVICLSGLAIGAAVAYPFRRPRRELGGELDP; this is encoded by the coding sequence ATGAGTGCTCGCCCGCTGCGTCGTGGACTGTTGCGGCTGGTGTGCGCCGCCGGAGTGCTCGGCGCGACGGCCGTGCTGCCCGGTCCGGTCGTCTCGGCCGTACCGCAGCCCGCGATCGACCCGGGTGCGCTGGGGGCGGCGCAGGCGATCAGCGGCAGGCCCGCCCCGCTCGAACCCACCGAACAACGGGCGATCTGCGCCGAACCCCTGCTCACCGGTGCGCCGCCGTCCGAACCGCCGATGGCCCAGCAGGTCCTCGACCTGCCGGCCGCGTGGCAGTTCAGCCGCGGCGCCGGGCAGAAGGTCGCCGTTATCGATACCGGGGTGAACCGGCATCCCCGGTTGCCTCGGCTGCAGGCGGGCGGTGACTATGTCTCCGATACCGACGGCACCGTCGACTGCGACGGGCACGGCACTCTGGTCGCCGGGATCATCGGCGGGCAGCCGGCTCCCGGCGATGCTTTCTCCGGGGTCGCGCCCGATGCCGAGATCCTGGCGATCCGCCAGCTGAGCCTGGCGTACGAGAAGAAGGACAACAACAACCGCGACGCGCCCGGCAAGATCAGCCCCGAGGGGTACGGCACGGTCTTCACCTTGGCCGGCGCGGTGGTCCGGGCCGTGGATATGGGCGCCACCGTCATCAATATCTCCGAAGTGGCCTGTACCCAGGCCGGACTCGATACCGCCGACGGCACCCTGGGGGCCGCGGTGAAATACGCGTTCGACCGCAATGTGGTGGTGGTGGCCGCGGCCGGAAACCTGCAGAGCGACGGCGCCTGCCGCAGCCAGAACTCGGGTTCGGGTTGGGGCGCGGTCTCCACGGTGGCCAGTCCGGCCTGGTTCTCGCCGTATGTGCTGGCGGTGGGGTCGGTGGACCCGACCGGCCAGGTCTCCGAACTCTCCCTGAACGGACCGTGGGTGCAGGTGGCCGCCATCGGCCGCGATATCGTCTCGCTGGACAGCAAACCGGGTGCTACCGGGCTGGTCAACGGCGTGCAGACCACCGAGGGGATCCGCTCCGTGGAGGGCACCAGTTTCGCCGCGCCCTATGTGGCCGGCTTGGCGGCGCTGGTCCGTTCGCGTTTTCCCGAGCTCACCGCCGGTCAGGTCATGGACCGGATCACCCGCACCGCGCACGGTCCGGGCACCGGCCGCGACGACCGGATCGGGCACGGGCTGATCGATCCGCTGGCCGCGCTGACCGCCGAACTCCCGGTCGAACCGGTCGGTGTCGGTGCAGCAGCGGCCGCACCGATCGCGGCCCCCGTCCATCCGCCCGGTCCCGATCCGCGCCAGCGCTGGATCGCGATCGCCGGGTCGGTGATCTGCCTGTCCGGCCTCGCCATCGGCGCCGCGGTGGCGTATCCGTTCCGGCGGCCGCGGCGTGAACTGGGCGGGGAATTGGACCCCTAG
- the eccE gene encoding type VII secretion protein EccE: protein MTNVRRSAYDTLRDPEFWLFRIFPLRIVVPGILFAAFVAWIVLVFSDSVWYSLGAGAAVGAIALIPIGGRTLAARIAGGLGRRGKITAERLEQAAAFDVPLPEGGGYGVRWDGDLLLTMLRIDPPPDTLTLLRPGSLDTQQLLPLPEIARCLDQFDLTLAGIDVVSTGARTAGTGVAAHLYDRILGPLPAIAHRTCWLVLRLDPLANAEAVDNRGGGGTGALRAAIIATRRVANRLAAHDIAASVLTAAEMNTAVRDLTHGFAVDQLTETPKWLEAQGRHLSQYQIGADMVGPRGLADVWAVPSLSTTVTLRLRPGINRNDPHTELADTVVLNAVVRFDTVEPPEQPPLAGLRELYGNQLRILLDTLPVGYTGRWGREVAYRGTLAALTEFTVPTAGCGQLIGADDEGQGIAVPLIGEGTRQLEVIGTLDLAQQVILRATGLGAHAIVHTARPEAWQTMVRNLDAPQILSIAPRAAGASYHPPGPPPMPTAPYPSTTVLVFDGVPPVSHAGGATIVHVRQPHDPPGSVDADVSLIQDPTAPNRVTVRTPAVTTTVNMVTTREEMHYIGESLAAR, encoded by the coding sequence TTGACAAATGTTCGCCGATCGGCCTACGACACATTGCGGGATCCGGAATTCTGGTTGTTCCGGATTTTTCCACTCCGGATCGTCGTTCCGGGAATTCTGTTCGCGGCGTTCGTCGCCTGGATCGTCCTCGTGTTCAGCGATTCTGTCTGGTACTCGCTCGGGGCCGGCGCCGCAGTCGGGGCGATCGCCCTGATACCGATCGGCGGCCGCACCCTCGCCGCGCGGATCGCCGGCGGCCTCGGCCGCCGCGGGAAGATCACCGCGGAGCGGCTGGAACAGGCCGCGGCCTTCGATGTACCGCTGCCCGAGGGCGGCGGTTACGGAGTGCGCTGGGACGGCGACCTGCTGCTCACCATGCTGCGCATCGATCCGCCGCCGGACACTCTCACCCTGCTGCGCCCCGGCTCGCTCGATACCCAGCAGCTCCTGCCGCTGCCGGAGATCGCGCGCTGCCTGGATCAATTCGACCTGACGCTCGCGGGCATCGATGTGGTGAGCACCGGCGCCCGCACCGCCGGCACCGGTGTCGCCGCCCACCTCTACGACCGAATTCTCGGTCCGCTGCCGGCCATCGCACATCGCACCTGCTGGCTGGTACTGCGATTGGATCCGCTGGCCAACGCCGAGGCGGTGGACAACCGCGGTGGCGGTGGCACGGGGGCGCTGCGCGCGGCCATCATCGCCACCCGCCGGGTCGCCAATCGCCTGGCCGCGCACGATATCGCGGCATCGGTGCTCACTGCGGCGGAGATGAACACCGCGGTTCGTGACCTCACCCACGGTTTCGCCGTGGACCAGCTCACCGAAACCCCGAAATGGCTGGAAGCCCAGGGGCGGCATCTGTCGCAGTACCAGATCGGGGCCGATATGGTGGGCCCGCGCGGGCTGGCGGATGTCTGGGCCGTGCCCAGCCTTTCCACCACCGTGACCCTGCGGCTGCGGCCCGGTATCAACCGCAACGATCCGCACACCGAACTCGCCGATACCGTCGTGCTGAACGCGGTGGTCCGGTTCGACACCGTCGAACCCCCCGAACAGCCGCCGCTGGCCGGCCTGCGCGAGCTCTACGGGAACCAGCTGCGCATCCTGCTCGATACGCTGCCGGTCGGCTATACCGGCCGCTGGGGCCGGGAGGTCGCCTACCGCGGCACCCTGGCCGCGCTCACCGAGTTCACCGTTCCCACCGCCGGGTGCGGGCAGCTCATCGGCGCCGACGACGAAGGCCAGGGCATCGCGGTACCGCTGATCGGCGAGGGGACCCGGCAACTCGAAGTGATCGGCACACTCGACCTGGCCCAGCAGGTGATCCTGCGGGCCACCGGTCTCGGCGCGCACGCCATCGTGCACACCGCCCGCCCCGAGGCCTGGCAGACCATGGTCCGCAATCTCGACGCCCCGCAGATCCTCTCCATCGCGCCGCGCGCCGCGGGCGCCAGCTACCACCCGCCCGGTCCGCCGCCCATGCCGACCGCGCCGTATCCGAGTACCACCGTGCTGGTATTCGACGGCGTCCCACCGGTTTCCCACGCAGGCGGCGCGACCATCGTGCACGTACGGCAGCCCCACGACCCGCCCGGATCGGTCGACGCGGATGTATCGCTCATCCAGGACCCGACGGCGCCGAACCGGGTCACCGTCCGCACACCGGCCGTGACGACAACGGTGAACATGGTCACCACCCGGGAAGAGATGCACTACATCGGGGAATCGCTCGCCGCTCGGTGA
- the eccB gene encoding type VII secretion protein EccB, with protein sequence MPAQLTTRAQVNGYRFLLRRLDHALVRRDVRMLHDPMRSQIRSLLVGLVLGILIVAGSAILALLRPQGAIGDALIVSGKSSGALYVVVNKEDGSQTLHPVLNLASARLITGSNAEPHAVQDDKLGSLPRGPLLGIPGAPAALPGSAQGSDSHWSLCETIELSAGGSAASAAGATTTVVAGRPELTDRIRAADPSEALLVRRDDKTYLIYDGKRAEVDPNDSVLSRALDLPAHRPRPVGTGFLGATTQVPALQAPPIDRAGEPGPGPLADVPIGGIISVAGMAEDAGPEMYVVLTDGVQPVSPFAAEVIRYADSHGMSQVAVVPPDVLDQVPVVRRLPIDDFPSQIPQVVEPEDGPVTCITWAKSPGTAPAGKGAGESPAERATAGLLIGSRLPIAESAAPVRLATADSSGDRVDQVYLAPTHGEYVQITGLEPGSPRRGSLFYVADNGIRYGVPDPATAEVLGLGSTPHLAPWAIVGQLVPGPNLDSKEALVSHDSLTEG encoded by the coding sequence GTGCCAGCACAGCTGACCACCCGTGCCCAGGTCAACGGGTACCGTTTTCTGTTGCGTCGTCTCGACCACGCGCTGGTCCGGCGCGATGTGCGGATGTTGCACGATCCCATGCGATCCCAGATCCGCTCGCTGCTGGTCGGGCTGGTGCTGGGCATCTTGATCGTCGCCGGTTCCGCCATTCTGGCGCTCCTGCGCCCCCAGGGCGCGATCGGCGATGCGCTCATCGTCTCCGGAAAATCCAGTGGCGCGCTCTACGTCGTGGTGAACAAAGAAGACGGCAGCCAGACCCTGCACCCGGTGCTCAACCTGGCCTCCGCGCGGCTGATCACGGGCAGCAACGCCGAACCGCACGCGGTGCAGGACGACAAACTGGGCAGCCTGCCCCGCGGCCCCCTGCTCGGAATCCCGGGTGCGCCCGCCGCCCTGCCGGGTTCGGCGCAGGGCTCGGATTCGCACTGGTCGCTGTGCGAGACGATCGAGCTGTCCGCGGGCGGTAGCGCGGCCTCGGCCGCCGGGGCCACCACCACGGTGGTCGCGGGCCGGCCCGAACTGACCGACCGTATCCGCGCCGCCGATCCCTCCGAAGCGCTGCTGGTGCGCCGGGACGACAAAACCTATCTGATCTACGACGGCAAACGCGCGGAAGTCGATCCGAACGATTCGGTGCTGTCGCGTGCGCTCGACCTGCCCGCCCATCGGCCGCGACCGGTCGGAACCGGATTCCTCGGCGCCACCACCCAGGTGCCCGCACTGCAGGCGCCGCCCATCGATCGGGCGGGGGAGCCGGGCCCCGGGCCGCTGGCCGATGTTCCGATCGGCGGCATCATCTCGGTGGCCGGGATGGCCGAGGACGCCGGACCCGAGATGTATGTCGTCCTCACCGACGGCGTGCAACCGGTATCCCCCTTCGCCGCCGAGGTGATCCGCTACGCCGACTCACACGGTATGAGTCAGGTCGCGGTAGTCCCGCCGGATGTGCTCGACCAGGTTCCGGTGGTGCGCCGCCTGCCGATCGACGATTTCCCGTCGCAGATCCCGCAGGTGGTCGAACCGGAGGACGGACCGGTCACCTGCATCACCTGGGCGAAATCGCCCGGTACCGCGCCGGCCGGGAAGGGAGCCGGCGAGAGTCCGGCGGAGCGGGCCACCGCCGGGCTGCTCATCGGAAGCCGGTTGCCGATCGCGGAGTCCGCCGCACCGGTGCGCCTGGCCACCGCCGACAGCAGCGGCGACCGGGTCGACCAGGTGTATCTCGCGCCCACACATGGTGAGTATGTGCAGATCACCGGCCTGGAGCCCGGGAGCCCACGGCGCGGCAGCCTCTTCTACGTCGCGGACAACGGGATCCGCTACGGCGTACCGGACCCGGCTACCGCGGAGGTGCTGGGACTGGGCAGCACACCACATCTGGCGCCCTGGGCGATCGTCGGTCAGCTCGTCCCCGGGCCCAACCTGGATTCGAAGGAAGCCCTGGTCAGCCACGATTCGCTGACCGAAGGCTGA
- the eccD gene encoding type VII secretion integral membrane protein EccD produces MSTPVDSFSASRAQEPELCRVSVIGGNTQVDVGLPATVPIAGFIGDLVALIESRSPNLPDEDEDSGPLAAQHWTLARLGREAIAPSRTLTEAEVYDGELLVLRSVSAKEAPALFDDVIDAVSRLTAEEFTGWSGNAARWMGLVASALTVLTTLLVLAVSRGSGDPLTPAFALLGSGLAALVAAGITARRYRDELTASWLSADGLMLLFGGAGLLVPGALGSPHLLLGSSVVLVAAILGYRLTGVAATLFSGAAAAAVIALTTAVIYLIWHPGLPKVAAGLLVAGIMLLSAVPRLAALAARLPIPPVPTAGAAIDPADHEPRPTIEGIGAIGATALPSAAGLGERARAANRFQTGLIVACTASTVIGAFGVADPLGSYRWQGIALAVITAVILSLRGRSFADITQAATLIGGACVTLVALIVGLSLGDSDLILGCAAILLAFTLGVIGFGVIGPHIEVTPVVRRGIELFEYALIVAVIPLVLWVMGVYGMARNLSI; encoded by the coding sequence ATGAGTACACCGGTCGATTCGTTCAGCGCGAGTCGAGCGCAGGAACCGGAATTGTGCAGGGTATCGGTCATCGGCGGGAACACCCAGGTCGATGTGGGCCTGCCCGCGACGGTTCCGATCGCCGGTTTCATCGGCGACCTGGTGGCGTTGATCGAATCGCGCAGCCCGAACCTACCGGACGAGGACGAGGACTCGGGTCCGCTCGCTGCCCAGCACTGGACCCTGGCCCGGCTGGGCCGGGAGGCGATCGCGCCGAGTCGCACCCTCACCGAGGCCGAGGTCTACGACGGTGAACTGCTGGTCCTGCGGTCGGTGAGCGCCAAGGAAGCGCCCGCGCTGTTCGACGATGTGATCGACGCGGTGTCCCGGCTGACCGCCGAGGAGTTCACCGGCTGGTCCGGGAACGCCGCCCGCTGGATGGGTTTGGTGGCCTCGGCGCTCACCGTTCTCACCACGCTCTTGGTGCTGGCCGTATCGCGTGGGTCCGGCGACCCGCTCACACCGGCTTTCGCGCTGCTCGGCTCGGGACTCGCCGCGCTGGTCGCGGCCGGGATCACCGCCCGCAGGTACCGCGACGAACTCACCGCCTCCTGGCTTTCGGCCGATGGGTTGATGCTCTTGTTCGGCGGCGCCGGGCTGCTGGTGCCGGGCGCCCTGGGCAGTCCGCATCTGCTGCTGGGCAGTTCGGTCGTGCTGGTGGCGGCGATCCTGGGCTATCGGCTCACCGGCGTGGCCGCGACCCTGTTCTCCGGCGCCGCGGCCGCTGCCGTGATCGCGTTGACCACCGCGGTGATCTACCTGATCTGGCATCCGGGCCTACCGAAGGTGGCGGCCGGACTGCTGGTGGCCGGGATCATGCTCCTGTCGGCGGTGCCGCGGCTGGCCGCCCTCGCGGCCCGGTTGCCGATCCCGCCTGTGCCGACCGCCGGCGCCGCCATCGATCCGGCGGATCACGAACCGCGTCCGACCATCGAAGGTATCGGCGCGATCGGCGCCACCGCGCTGCCCTCGGCCGCCGGCCTCGGCGAACGTGCCCGCGCGGCCAATCGATTCCAGACCGGCCTGATCGTCGCCTGCACCGCGAGCACGGTCATCGGTGCATTCGGGGTCGCCGATCCGCTGGGCTCCTACCGCTGGCAGGGCATCGCGCTGGCGGTCATCACCGCGGTCATCTTGTCGCTGCGCGGTCGCTCCTTCGCCGATATCACTCAAGCCGCCACCCTGATCGGCGGCGCGTGCGTGACCCTCGTGGCGCTGATCGTCGGGTTGTCCCTCGGCGACAGCGATCTCATCCTGGGCTGCGCGGCGATTCTGCTGGCCTTCACTCTCGGCGTGATCGGATTCGGCGTGATCGGGCCGCATATCGAGGTGACTCCGGTGGTTCGGCGGGGGATCGAACTCTTCGAATATGCGCTGATCGTGGCGGTGATCCCGCTGGTGCTCTGGGTGATGGGCGTCTACGGTATGGCCAGGAACCTGAGCATATGA